One Borreliella chilensis DNA window includes the following coding sequences:
- a CDS encoding ribosome-associated protein IOJAP, which yields MGDMLKVSDISALCKIISDFNGINVLGINVGDICNWTDFFIIAAFSSFKQMEALYTDKIVKFFKEKKINLSVQGKGLVYDWTVVSGGNLVIHLMSEKSREYYELEKIWSKGIIIYP from the coding sequence ATGGGAGATATGTTAAAAGTAAGTGATATTAGTGCTTTATGCAAAATAATAAGTGATTTTAATGGAATTAATGTTTTAGGTATTAATGTTGGTGATATTTGTAATTGGACTGATTTTTTTATAATAGCTGCTTTTTCATCATTTAAGCAGATGGAGGCTTTATATACTGATAAGATAGTCAAATTTTTCAAAGAAAAAAAAATTAATCTTAGTGTTCAAGGAAAAGGGTTGGTTTATGATTGGACTGTTGTTTCAGGTGGAAATTTGGTGATTCATTTAATGAGTGAAAAATCTAGAGAATATTATGAACTTGAAAAAATATGGTCCAAAGGAATTATTATTTATCCTTAA
- a CDS encoding regulatory protein SpoVG (stage V sporulation protein G; essential for spore formation and a negative regulator of asymmetric septation in Bacillus; involved in methicillin-resistance, biofilm formation and capsular polysaccharide synthesis in Staphylococcus), with amino-acid sequence MDITDIRIKKVESKNSGSKLLAYVAVTFDNCLVLHNIRVIKGQKGVFIAMPNRRTRVGEYKDIVHPISQDFRKILQTSIFKEYVRENPADLELELDF; translated from the coding sequence GTGGATATTACAGATATAAGGATTAAGAAAGTTGAAAGTAAAAATTCTGGATCTAAATTATTAGCATATGTTGCAGTTACTTTTGATAATTGCTTAGTTCTTCACAATATTAGAGTTATTAAAGGGCAAAAGGGAGTATTTATTGCTATGCCTAATAGAAGGACTAGAGTTGGCGAGTATAAAGATATTGTACATCCCATTAGTCAAGATTTTAGAAAAATTTTGCAAACTTCTATTTTTAAAGAATACGTAAGAGAAAATCCAGCTGATCTTGAGCTTGAATTAGATTTTTAG
- a CDS encoding 50S ribosomal protein L25 produces MENSRILSCEYRSNFGSSNARRIRAKSEIPAVVYGQGNDVSHLRIKSSEFNKKFAKFTDNTVLILDDGKMERCVFVKDVSENITSKLIYHIDFYEVDRGVELERYVPIKLIGASVGVKEGGVLTVLKEQVKIKSLPLDLPEFIELDLTPVKKGDSVLLKDLVLSSNVKLAENDENLEVVLIK; encoded by the coding sequence GTGGAAAATAGTAGGATTTTGAGTTGCGAATATAGATCAAATTTTGGGTCTTCTAATGCTCGAAGAATAAGAGCTAAATCTGAAATACCAGCCGTTGTTTACGGGCAAGGCAATGACGTTTCACACTTGAGAATTAAGAGTAGTGAGTTTAATAAGAAATTTGCAAAGTTTACAGATAATACTGTTTTAATACTAGATGATGGCAAGATGGAAAGATGTGTTTTTGTTAAAGATGTTTCTGAGAATATTACTAGCAAGCTCATTTATCACATTGATTTTTATGAAGTAGATAGAGGTGTTGAACTTGAAAGATATGTTCCTATCAAGCTTATTGGAGCTTCTGTTGGGGTTAAAGAGGGTGGAGTTTTGACTGTTTTGAAAGAACAAGTTAAGATAAAATCTTTACCTTTAGATTTGCCAGAATTCATAGAACTTGATTTAACTCCTGTTAAAAAAGGAGATAGCGTTCTTCTTAAAGATCTTGTGTTGTCTTCTAATGTTAAGCTTGCAGAAAATGATGAGAATTTGGAAGTTGTTCTTATAAAGTAA